The following proteins come from a genomic window of Rhodohalobacter sp. 614A:
- a CDS encoding dipeptidase has protein sequence MYSAFKKIALNLVVLTFILANSSLQAQSERNEYRDQAIEVLESVPLFDGHNDAPWQYRNRVGYKFSELNFNDTSHLDNPMHTDIPRLQEGRIGAQWWSVYVSAHIPEDEAVVRTMEQIDFVKRMAQKYPDIFEMAYTADDVERIFEDGKIASLMGMEGGHSIANSLAVLRQFYDLGARYMTLTHSRTLDWADAASDDPKHDGLNEFGEEVIREMNRLGMIVDLSHTTPATMQDAIETSEAPIMFSHSSARAVSGHVRNVPDEILPLVKENGGIIMVTYVGSFVSEDLRQYYAERAAYQRKTEYLHPGEVDVIAEKMEEWDAEHEAPTPSLNDLADHIDHIRDEIGVDYIGVGGDYDGTSGLPTGLEDVSTYPDLFAELLKRGYSEEDLKKIASHNMMRVMQGVEETAARLQKDREPSEVLISDFESETE, from the coding sequence ATGTATTCAGCATTCAAAAAAATTGCTCTTAATCTTGTTGTTTTAACTTTTATTCTGGCAAATAGTTCACTTCAGGCGCAATCAGAAAGAAACGAATACCGTGATCAGGCTATTGAAGTTTTAGAAAGTGTTCCTCTTTTTGACGGCCATAATGACGCTCCCTGGCAATACAGAAACAGGGTCGGTTACAAATTTTCGGAACTCAATTTTAATGATACAAGTCATCTGGATAATCCAATGCATACGGATATCCCGCGGTTGCAAGAAGGGCGAATTGGCGCGCAGTGGTGGTCAGTTTATGTCAGTGCTCATATCCCTGAGGATGAAGCTGTGGTTCGAACTATGGAGCAGATCGATTTTGTAAAAAGAATGGCGCAGAAATACCCCGATATTTTTGAAATGGCTTACACCGCCGACGATGTAGAACGAATTTTTGAAGATGGAAAAATTGCATCCCTGATGGGTATGGAAGGCGGGCATTCGATTGCAAATTCCCTGGCTGTTTTAAGGCAATTTTATGATTTGGGTGCGCGATATATGACTCTTACCCATAGCCGAACCCTCGATTGGGCGGATGCCGCCAGCGATGATCCAAAACACGACGGTCTCAATGAGTTCGGCGAGGAAGTGATCCGCGAAATGAATCGGCTTGGAATGATCGTGGACCTTTCCCATACCACCCCGGCCACAATGCAGGATGCTATTGAGACATCTGAAGCACCGATTATGTTTTCACACTCCTCCGCCCGTGCCGTTTCTGGTCACGTAAGAAATGTACCGGATGAGATTTTGCCGTTAGTCAAAGAGAATGGCGGAATTATAATGGTAACGTATGTAGGCTCTTTCGTGTCTGAAGATTTACGGCAGTATTATGCCGAACGAGCTGCTTATCAACGGAAAACGGAGTATTTACACCCCGGTGAAGTGGATGTTATTGCCGAAAAAATGGAAGAATGGGATGCCGAACACGAAGCCCCGACACCCTCATTGAACGATCTGGCCGATCATATTGATCATATCCGGGATGAGATTGGCGTGGATTATATTGGAGTTGGAGGTGACTATGACGGAACGTCCGGGCTGCCAACAGGCCTTGAAGATGTTTCTACTTACCCGGATCTTTTTGCCGAACTGCTAAAACGGGGATACTCTGAAGAAGATCTGAAGAAAATTGCCAGCCACAATATGATGCGTGTGATGCAGGGAGTGGAAGAAACGGCTGCAAGACTGCAAAAAGATCGTGAACCCTCAGAAGTATTGATTTCGGATTTTGAGTCAGAAACCGAGTAG
- the lysA gene encoding diaminopimelate decarboxylase codes for MFSDTQINHFRNLKTPFYFYDMGLLDKTLEEVKKHGLSKGYHVHFAVKANFNYKILEKMLDAGLGIDCVSGGEIERAVEAGFQPNQIAFAGVGKSDEEIQIGLNHGIFSFNCESLQELEVLNELASQTGKVANVAVRLNPNVSANTHKYITTGLHENKFGIHPGRFSELFNLLPKLDSIQLTGIHFHIGSQVVDLQSYRQLCEKVNEFQNIFEENGFQLRHINLGGGLGINYNSPDEESIPDFETFFGVFEENLEVRPGQEIHFELGRSIVGQCGSVISKVLYIKEGVSTHFAVIDAGMTELIRPALYQAQHKIDVLTSDKSPLVYDVVGPICESSDTFRRGISLPEVQRGDLVAIRSAGAYGEVMASVYNLRDRAKAYYSDELAEKVITN; via the coding sequence ATGTTTAGTGATACACAAATAAACCATTTCCGAAATTTAAAAACACCGTTTTACTTTTATGACATGGGTCTGCTGGACAAGACCCTGGAGGAAGTAAAGAAACATGGCCTCTCAAAAGGATATCATGTGCATTTCGCGGTGAAAGCCAATTTTAATTACAAGATTTTGGAAAAAATGCTCGATGCCGGGTTGGGCATTGATTGTGTGAGCGGAGGAGAAATTGAACGTGCCGTTGAGGCCGGTTTTCAGCCAAATCAAATTGCTTTTGCAGGTGTTGGCAAATCTGATGAAGAAATTCAGATTGGCCTAAATCATGGCATTTTCTCTTTTAATTGCGAGTCTCTTCAGGAACTGGAAGTGCTGAATGAGTTGGCTTCCCAAACGGGAAAAGTTGCCAATGTAGCTGTACGCCTGAACCCGAATGTTTCTGCAAACACGCACAAATATATCACGACCGGACTTCACGAAAACAAGTTTGGCATTCATCCCGGCAGATTTTCTGAACTATTCAACCTGCTTCCAAAACTGGATTCTATTCAATTGACAGGAATCCATTTTCATATCGGATCCCAGGTTGTGGATTTACAATCATACCGGCAACTTTGCGAAAAGGTCAATGAATTCCAGAATATCTTTGAAGAGAATGGATTTCAACTCCGCCACATCAATTTGGGAGGCGGTTTAGGGATTAATTACAATTCACCTGATGAAGAATCCATCCCGGATTTTGAAACGTTTTTTGGTGTGTTTGAGGAGAATCTAGAGGTTCGTCCCGGACAGGAAATTCATTTTGAATTGGGCCGGAGTATTGTCGGGCAGTGTGGAAGTGTTATCTCTAAAGTTTTGTACATCAAAGAGGGAGTATCCACTCATTTTGCCGTCATTGATGCCGGTATGACAGAATTAATTCGTCCCGCTTTGTACCAGGCACAACATAAAATTGATGTACTGACCAGTGACAAATCTCCATTGGTGTACGATGTTGTCGGACCCATTTGTGAGTCTTCCGATACCTTCCGACGGGGCATTTCTCTCCCTGAAGTTCAGCGCGGAGACCTGGTGGCTATCCGAAGCGCCGGTGCCTATGGCGAAGTCATGGCGAGTGTGTATAATCTCAGAGACCGAGCCAAGGCTTATTATTCAGATGAACTGGCGGAAAAAGTAATCACAAATTGA
- a CDS encoding polysaccharide pyruvyl transferase family protein: MEGLLAQFRNLEEVLKRKIKKEPVYYVPNPGNWGDGLIREGTLKFFRDINLEYRVILPSRRNWSDWLLPSVQGGTVIYGGGGGWCKNHGNAAKYVNYFRKRFNVIVLPSSYQFSYSYPNTFFFCRDIFESKQNMPESIFCHDMAFYLGDIRMEEGSGTGYFFRWDKESSGKIDIPKNNIDLSSHGNYLSEGITFLQEISGYSVIHTDRLHVAIASCLLGLELHFYPGSYFKNYAVYQSSMQDYFDNVTFHTEYLEKRIPEENMAF, translated from the coding sequence TTGGAAGGACTACTCGCTCAGTTCAGAAATCTTGAGGAAGTTTTAAAAAGAAAAATTAAGAAGGAGCCCGTCTATTACGTCCCAAATCCCGGCAATTGGGGGGATGGTCTGATCCGTGAAGGAACTCTTAAATTTTTCAGAGACATCAACCTGGAATATCGTGTGATACTTCCCTCCCGGAGAAACTGGTCAGATTGGCTTCTTCCCTCCGTTCAGGGTGGAACTGTTATTTACGGAGGCGGTGGCGGCTGGTGTAAAAATCATGGTAATGCCGCGAAATATGTCAATTACTTCCGGAAGAGATTTAACGTAATTGTGTTGCCGTCCAGTTATCAATTCAGCTATTCGTATCCCAATACGTTCTTCTTTTGCAGGGATATTTTTGAAAGCAAGCAGAACATGCCGGAATCCATTTTTTGTCATGATATGGCTTTTTATCTCGGCGATATCCGGATGGAAGAGGGGAGCGGTACGGGATATTTTTTCAGATGGGACAAGGAGAGTTCCGGAAAAATCGATATCCCCAAAAATAATATTGATCTCTCAAGCCACGGGAATTATTTGTCGGAAGGGATTACCTTTTTACAGGAGATATCCGGTTATTCGGTCATTCATACTGATCGGCTTCACGTGGCGATTGCCTCCTGCTTGCTTGGGCTTGAACTTCACTTTTATCCCGGATCCTACTTCAAGAATTATGCGGTTTACCAATCCAGTATGCAAGATTATTTCGACAACGTTACCTTTCACACCGAATACCTGGAGAAGAGGATACCGGAAGAAAATATGGCGTTTTAG
- a CDS encoding M28 family peptidase: MKYFIFLGSILLMSFCMSSCSLAQTSTADQIQAEVTQSDIELNVHFLSSDELRGRATGTPGLDIAARYISSWFLSNGVKTAPGYNSYFQHVEIPRRDTSLTIPSQNVIGIIEGTDAELKDEYILLSAHFDHVGVRQATAEGDSIYNGARDNATGVAAVMAAGKFFADHPPKRSIILALWTAEEMGLIGSRLFTENPAMPLDQIIFNLNIDNAGYNDITKVTVVGLERTGAEPLLRSASEAFGLEAIASPVPEQNLFNRSDNVHFARQGIPAPTFSMGFTSFDEQIQRYYHQAADESDTLDFEYVTNYVRAYILAAQNIANAEEAPFWNPGDEYESAGNSLYGRN, translated from the coding sequence ATGAAATATTTTATTTTTCTTGGCTCCATTTTATTGATGAGCTTTTGCATGTCCTCATGTTCACTAGCTCAAACATCCACTGCCGATCAAATTCAGGCAGAAGTTACTCAATCGGATATCGAACTGAATGTTCACTTTCTCTCTTCGGATGAACTGCGCGGTAGAGCCACCGGAACACCCGGACTCGACATTGCCGCACGGTATATTTCTTCCTGGTTTCTGTCAAACGGGGTAAAAACTGCGCCTGGATACAACTCTTATTTCCAACATGTTGAAATTCCCCGAAGGGATACTTCACTCACGATTCCAAGCCAAAATGTTATCGGGATTATTGAAGGCACCGATGCTGAGTTGAAAGATGAATACATTCTTTTGTCAGCACATTTTGATCATGTAGGAGTTCGTCAAGCGACGGCTGAGGGAGACTCCATCTATAACGGTGCGCGCGATAACGCCACCGGTGTAGCGGCTGTAATGGCAGCAGGTAAATTTTTTGCTGATCACCCGCCAAAACGTTCCATAATTCTGGCTTTGTGGACTGCCGAAGAGATGGGTTTAATTGGCAGCAGGCTGTTTACAGAAAATCCAGCAATGCCGTTAGATCAAATTATTTTCAATTTAAATATTGATAATGCCGGCTATAACGACATCACCAAAGTAACTGTTGTTGGGCTTGAACGAACAGGAGCCGAACCATTATTGCGATCTGCAAGCGAAGCCTTTGGCCTTGAAGCAATTGCCAGTCCGGTACCAGAACAGAATCTCTTTAACCGCTCCGACAACGTTCACTTTGCACGGCAGGGCATTCCGGCTCCAACATTCAGTATGGGCTTTACGTCTTTCGATGAGCAGATTCAGCGCTATTACCACCAGGCGGCAGATGAATCAGACACCCTGGATTTTGAATACGTGACCAACTATGTGCGCGCATATATTCTTGCGGCCCAGAATATTGCCAATGCAGAGGAAGCTCCGTTTTGGAATCCCGGCGATGAATATGAAAGTGCTGGCAACAGTCTTTACGGAAGGAACTGA